TTCCTTAATCTTTTAATGATTCAGGGCATTACACAGAATTTGCCTACACAGTCAAATGCATATCCACAGAACTAGTACTTGTCCTCAAATAACATGGCATCAAACTCCTGATCCAACAAGCATCTCATCCATTTCACTGATCATAAGAATATTTAACATCCTTTATTCAAGAAATATATAGTTTGAAcataaaccctagatttttaattttagtgaGCATAAACTGCTATCTGCATTCCCTCCTCACAATGGCCAGGGAAGCTACAGATGAAGTAGTTCCGTCCCTTTGATAATTTAATTCGATCTTTTCCACTATCGTAAATCTTAGCTGTTGAAGAAGCTGAGCAACTTTTATAGCCTTTGAGATCAACAACTGCCACATTGTGGAACGTTGGATAATAGTTGAAAGCTgcataaaaaaaacacaaacacaaacatcaTAAGAAACAAGAAGTGGAAATAATGAATGAAAatgcctgaaaaaaaaaaaaacgatgggTTTTCTGAAGTTACTCAGTATGT
The Alnus glutinosa chromosome 14, dhAlnGlut1.1, whole genome shotgun sequence genome window above contains:
- the LOC133856577 gene encoding basic blue protein-like; this encodes MAHQGRCSAAILSTILLLCLHPLASVSARAAIYTVGDDSGWTFTIEDWTKGKKFKAGDILTFNYYPTFHNVAVVDLKGYKSCSASSTAKIYDSGKDRIKLSKGRNYFICSFPGHCEEGMQIAVYAH